A genomic window from Nicotiana sylvestris chromosome 11, ASM39365v2, whole genome shotgun sequence includes:
- the LOC104211566 gene encoding uncharacterized protein, whose translation MWRRLSSQLRTLTPSLSPPKCKLFVTASVSSSSPISEIFRPSVGLYLRHFSSDFGNASTKKEVELGNFESRLNLSVHSKHYSQESLASPYKVSRSCLSQDTTMVPNFPRRFLTTGATSVDKVPEDASSSLATPRIKFKRLDKTAAHIMQILDKEAVEEVKARSPIPDIKPGYIVQLKVEVPENKRRVSIVKGIVIARRNAGLNTTFRLRRLVAGVGVENLFHLYSPNIKEMKVLDKKKVRRAKLYYLRDKMNALKKH comes from the exons ATGTGGAGAAGACTCTCTTCGCAGCTCCGAACGCTAACTCCATCCCTGTCCCCTCCAAAATGCAAGCTTTTCGTCACTGCTTCTGTTTCGTCTTCATCTCCAATTTCGGAGATCTTTCGTCCCTCCGTTGGTCTATATCTTCGGCATTTTAGCTCTGATTTTG GTAATGCTTCTACAAAGAAGGAAGTCGAGCTCGGA AACTTCGAGTCCAGATTGAACTTGTCTGTTCACTCTAAGCATTACTCCCAAGAGTCGCTGGCATCACCTTACAAGGTTTctagatcatgtttatcacaaGACACTACCATGGTCCCAAACTTCCCTAGGAGGTTCCTCACAACGGGTGCTACTTCAGTTGACAAAGTTCCTGAAgatgcttcttcttctttggcaACTCCACGTATCAAATTTAAGAGGCTTGATAAAACAGCAGCACATATAATGCAG ATTCTTGACAAAGAAGCTGTTGAAGAAGTAAAGGCACGGAGTCCGATACCTGATATAAAGCCTGGTTATATTGTCCAGCTCAAAGTG GAAGTGCCGGAGAACAAGAGACGTGTTTCAATTGTCAAAGGCATAGTGATAGCAAGGCGCAATGCAGGTTTAAATACTACATTCAGATTAAGAAGACTTGTGGCTGGAGTTggggttgaaaacctatttcaTCT GTACTCGCCCAACATAAAGGAGATGAAGGTGCTGGACAAGAAAAAAGTGAGGAGAGCAAAGCTATACTACCTCAGGGATAAAATGAATGCCCTGAAAAAACATTAA
- the LOC104211569 gene encoding uncharacterized protein — MEAAITSRVTELHELDEFHYHAFENTRLYKERMKIMHDKHIQERIFKPRDVVLYNSRLKLFPRKMKSRWSGPFRVVQVFSSGAAEIESKDGMNRFRVNGQRLKHYLGMEEDKVASVIHLKEPQMLSES, encoded by the coding sequence ATGGAGGCTGCTATTACAAGTAGAGTCACAGAGCTtcatgaacttgatgagtttcattACCATGCTTTTGAGAACACCAGACTGTACAAGGAAAGGATGAAGATCATGCACGATAAGCATATTCAAGAGAGGATTTTCAAACCCAGAGATGTCGTGTTGTATAATTCAAGATTGAAATTATTTCCGCGTAAGATGAAATCTAGATGGTCGGGACCATTTAGAGTGGTGCAAGTATTCTCAAGTGGAGCTGCAGAAATTGAATCGAAGGATGGAATGAATAGgtttagagttaatgggcaaaggttgaaacattaccttggCATGGAGGAGGATAAAGTTGCATCGGTGATTCATTTGAAGGAGCCTCAAATGTTGAGTGAATCTTAA